The Fusobacterium perfoetens genome has a segment encoding these proteins:
- the rnmV gene encoding ribonuclease M5 — translation MKPHIKEIIVVEGRDDITAVKAAVDAEVVAVNGFSVGKNIEKVKAAYERKGIVVLTDPDFAGLKIRDYIQKRFPEAKHAYINRAEGTKNGDIGVENASPEAIIKALEKARCESSEKREVFKPEILIEHRLTGYPDSKTLREKLGKVLGIGYSNGKQLLSKLNRYDISMEEFLEAVKKVNEK, via the coding sequence ATGAAACCACATATAAAAGAAATAATTGTTGTTGAAGGAAGAGATGATATTACTGCTGTTAAAGCTGCCGTAGATGCTGAAGTAGTTGCAGTAAATGGATTTTCTGTGGGAAAAAATATTGAAAAAGTAAAAGCTGCATATGAAAGAAAAGGAATAGTTGTTCTTACAGATCCTGATTTTGCTGGTCTTAAAATAAGAGACTATATTCAAAAAAGATTTCCAGAAGCTAAGCATGCTTATATAAACAGAGCCGAAGGAACTAAAAATGGGGATATTGGTGTTGAAAATGCCAGTCCAGAAGCTATAATAAAAGCTCTTGAAAAAGCAAGATGTGAATCTTCTGAAAAAAGAGAAGTTTTCAAACCTGAAATTCTTATAGAACATAGATTAACTGGATATCCAGATTCAAAAACTTTAAGAGAAAAACTTGGAAAAGTTCTTGGAATAGGATATTCTAATGGAAAACAACTTCTTTCTAAATTAAATCGTTATGATATAAGCATGGAAGAATTTTTGGAAGCTGTAAAAAAAGTTAATGAAAAATAA
- a CDS encoding HTH domain-containing protein, whose translation MELKDKIVDLLKKSEPMKGGEIAEALGEDKKAVDKALKDLKKDEAIISPKRCYYSIEK comes from the coding sequence ATGGAATTAAAAGATAAAATAGTTGACTTATTAAAAAAATCAGAACCTATGAAGGGTGGGGAAATAGCTGAAGCTCTTGGAGAAGATAAGAAAGCTGTTGATAAAGCTCTTAAAGATTTAAAAAAAGACGAAGCTATAATCTCTCCAAAAAGATGCTACTATTCTATTGAGAAATAA
- a CDS encoding TIGR01212 family radical SAM protein (This family includes YhcC from E. coli K-12, an uncharacterized radical SAM protein.), with the protein MNNKNNNDRFYSLNNYLKETFGHKIYKVSLDGGFTCPNRDGTISSKGCLFCSDRGSGEFTGERGNSITKQIEEQLEFISGKNENNNVIAYFQNFTNTYAPIEYLKKIYYEALSHEKVMGIAIATRPDCLNDEVLNLLSEINNKFFLWIELGLQTAKNNTAEIINRGYKTSCYIEACEKLNSRNIKFVTHMIVGLPFETKEDIINTAQLINNVNSWGIKIHLLYILKNSPLEKYYNEYKFKVFEKDEYTDIVIEIISILNPNIVVHRLTGDAKKEDLFLPLWSTDKRGVLNDIQKKLKSRNIYQGKEYK; encoded by the coding sequence ATGAATAATAAAAATAATAATGACAGGTTTTATTCTTTAAATAATTATTTAAAAGAAACTTTTGGTCATAAGATATATAAAGTTTCTCTTGATGGAGGATTTACATGTCCAAACAGAGATGGAACTATATCTTCAAAAGGTTGTCTTTTTTGCAGTGACAGAGGAAGTGGAGAATTTACTGGAGAGAGAGGAAATTCTATAACAAAACAGATAGAAGAACAACTTGAATTTATTTCTGGTAAAAATGAAAATAATAATGTAATAGCTTATTTTCAAAATTTTACAAATACTTATGCCCCTATAGAATATTTAAAAAAAATATATTACGAAGCATTATCTCATGAAAAAGTTATGGGAATTGCTATTGCTACAAGGCCCGATTGTTTAAATGATGAAGTTTTAAACCTCTTATCAGAAATCAATAATAAATTTTTTCTTTGGATAGAACTTGGATTACAAACTGCAAAAAATAATACAGCAGAGATTATAAACAGGGGATATAAGACTTCATGCTATATTGAAGCTTGTGAAAAATTAAACAGCAGAAATATAAAATTTGTAACACATATGATAGTGGGACTTCCTTTTGAAACAAAAGAAGATATTATTAATACAGCCCAGCTTATAAATAATGTAAATTCATGGGGAATTAAAATTCATCTTCTTTATATATTAAAAAATAGTCCTCTTGAAAAATATTATAATGAATATAAGTTTAAAGTTTTTGAAAAAGATGAATACACAGATATTGTTATAGAAATTATATCAATATTAAATCCTAATATAGTTGTTCACAGACTTACAGGAGATGCTAAAAAAGAAGATCTTTTTCTGCCTTTATGGAGTACAGATAAAAGAGGGGTTTTAAATGATATTCAAAAAAAATTAAAATCAAGAAACATATATCAAGGAAAGGAGTATAAATAA
- a CDS encoding Na+/H+ antiporter NhaC family protein, with protein sequence MGNRFFRLVSFLGLTFLMLSTAAFAEEAAYQPALYSTFWALVPPIVAIVLALITKEVFSSLFIGILVGGLFYSGFTFEGTMVHILQNGFVTVLADSYNVGILIFLVILGGMVCLMNAAGGSRAFGQWASKRIKTRVGAQLATILLGCLIFVDDYFNCLTVGSVMRPVTDKHNVSRAKLAYIIDSTAAPVCIIAPISSWAAAVTGFVPGEDGFSVFINAIPFNFYALLTITMMLLLVILGVDYGPMKTHEDNAFNGDLFTTADRSFVTEEANVSSKGSVLDLVIPIILLIICCVTGMIYSGGFFSGAGFVEAFSNSDASVGLALGSIFAIIITIGFYSIRKVLSFHECMNCIPEGFKAMVPAIIILTFAWTLKAMTDSLGAAPYVAGLMETSAAGLMNMLPAIIFLVGVGLAFATGTSWGTFGILIPIVVAVFENDPQMMIIAISACMAGAVCGDHCSPISDTTIMASAGAQSNHVNHVYTQLPYALTVAGISFVSYIIVGYTRSLFIALPFGMALLFGFLFFVKMRGSQRTVATPAN encoded by the coding sequence ATGGGTAACAGATTTTTCAGACTAGTTTCATTTTTAGGTTTAACATTCTTAATGCTTTCTACAGCAGCATTTGCTGAAGAAGCAGCTTATCAGCCAGCTTTATATTCAACATTCTGGGCACTTGTCCCTCCAATTGTTGCAATAGTTCTTGCTCTTATAACAAAAGAAGTTTTTAGTTCTCTTTTCATAGGGATATTAGTTGGAGGACTTTTCTATTCAGGATTTACTTTTGAAGGAACTATGGTACATATTCTTCAAAATGGATTTGTAACAGTTCTTGCAGATTCTTATAATGTTGGTATCTTAATATTCTTAGTTATTCTTGGTGGAATGGTTTGTCTTATGAATGCTGCAGGAGGTTCAAGAGCATTCGGACAATGGGCAAGTAAAAGAATTAAAACTCGTGTAGGAGCACAACTTGCAACAATTCTTCTTGGTTGTCTTATATTCGTTGATGACTATTTTAACTGTTTAACAGTTGGAAGTGTAATGCGTCCTGTAACAGACAAACATAATGTATCTCGTGCAAAACTTGCTTATATAATTGATTCAACAGCAGCACCTGTATGTATAATTGCTCCAATATCTTCTTGGGCAGCAGCAGTTACTGGATTTGTTCCTGGTGAAGATGGATTCTCAGTATTTATTAATGCAATTCCATTTAACTTCTATGCACTTCTTACAATAACAATGATGCTTTTACTTGTTATTCTTGGTGTAGATTATGGACCAATGAAAACACATGAAGACAATGCTTTCAATGGAGATTTATTTACAACAGCTGACCGTTCATTTGTGACAGAAGAAGCAAATGTAAGTTCTAAAGGTTCTGTGTTAGATTTAGTAATTCCAATTATTCTTTTAATAATCTGTTGTGTAACTGGTATGATTTATAGTGGTGGATTCTTCAGTGGAGCAGGATTTGTTGAAGCTTTCTCAAACAGTGATGCATCAGTTGGACTTGCTCTTGGAAGTATTTTTGCTATAATAATTACTATTGGATTCTATTCAATAAGAAAAGTTCTTTCTTTCCATGAATGTATGAACTGTATTCCAGAAGGATTTAAAGCAATGGTTCCTGCAATAATAATTCTTACATTTGCTTGGACTTTAAAAGCTATGACTGATAGCCTTGGAGCTGCTCCATATGTTGCAGGTTTAATGGAAACTTCAGCAGCAGGACTTATGAACATGCTTCCAGCAATTATATTCTTAGTAGGTGTTGGACTTGCATTTGCAACTGGAACTTCTTGGGGAACATTCGGAATCTTAATTCCAATAGTTGTTGCAGTATTTGAAAATGATCCTCAAATGATGATTATAGCAATTTCAGCTTGTATGGCAGGAGCTGTATGTGGAGACCACTGTTCACCAATATCTGATACAACAATAATGGCATCAGCTGGTGCACAAAGTAACCATGTAAACCATGTTTATACTCAGCTTCCATATGCTTTAACAGTTGCAGGAATATCATTTGTATCATATATAATCGTTGGTTATACAAGAAGCTTATTTATAGCTTTACCATTTGGAATGGCACTTCTTTTTGGATTCCTTTTCTTCGTAAAAATGAGAGGATCTCAAAGAACAGTTGCTACTCCAGCTAACTAA
- a CDS encoding ATP-grasp domain-containing protein translates to MNFVFISPNFPKNYWNFCRGLKNNGVNTLAIGDEEYDNLSTELKNVLNEYYKVSSLENYDEVYRACAYFTFKYGRIDWLESNNEYWLLRDAKLRTDFNINTGLKEDRIGGIKYKSQMKEFYKKAGVLIARYHIVTPYYEDGKKFIDEVGYPVVVKPNNGVGAAATYKLSNDEEMKYFYATHDKNVEYIMEEFINGELLSYDGIADSKKDIIFETAHAYPVPVMDLVNDQIDLIYYSYREIPQDLKEAGRKTVKSFDTNSRFFHCEFFRLLEDKKGLGNKGDIVGLEVNMRPPGGFTPDMMNFANDIDVYQIWADMVTTDKGNFDKNSRPYHCVCLARRDMHNYVFSQEEVIEKYKDSIVMKERMPDIMSAAMGNDMIIARFKTLDECFELGNMYLKKY, encoded by the coding sequence ATGAATTTTGTATTTATATCACCAAATTTTCCAAAAAATTATTGGAATTTTTGTAGGGGACTTAAAAATAATGGTGTAAATACTCTAGCAATAGGAGATGAAGAATATGATAATTTAAGCACTGAACTTAAAAATGTCTTAAATGAATATTATAAAGTATCATCTCTTGAAAATTATGATGAGGTTTACCGTGCTTGTGCATACTTTACTTTTAAATATGGTCGTATTGATTGGCTGGAATCAAATAATGAATACTGGCTTTTAAGAGATGCAAAACTTCGTACTGATTTTAATATTAATACAGGACTAAAAGAAGATAGAATCGGAGGAATAAAATATAAAAGTCAGATGAAAGAATTTTATAAAAAAGCTGGAGTTCTGATAGCTCGTTATCATATAGTGACTCCATATTATGAAGATGGTAAAAAATTTATAGACGAGGTAGGATATCCTGTTGTAGTAAAACCAAATAATGGGGTTGGAGCTGCTGCAACATATAAACTTTCTAATGATGAAGAAATGAAGTATTTCTATGCTACACATGATAAAAATGTAGAATATATAATGGAAGAATTTATAAACGGAGAACTTTTATCTTACGATGGAATAGCTGACAGCAAAAAAGATATAATATTTGAAACTGCCCATGCTTATCCTGTTCCTGTAATGGATCTTGTAAATGATCAGATAGATCTTATTTACTATTCATATAGAGAAATACCACAAGATTTAAAAGAAGCAGGAAGAAAAACTGTAAAATCATTTGATACTAACAGCCGTTTTTTCCACTGTGAATTTTTTAGACTTCTTGAAGATAAAAAAGGACTTGGAAACAAGGGAGATATTGTAGGTCTTGAAGTAAATATGCGTCCTCCAGGAGGATTTACTCCTGATATGATGAATTTTGCTAATGATATTGATGTTTATCAAATCTGGGCTGATATGGTTACAACTGACAAAGGAAATTTTGATAAAAATTCAAGACCTTACCATTGTGTTTGTCTTGCAAGAAGAGATATGCATAATTATGTTTTCTCACAAGAAGAAGTTATTGAAAAATACAAAGACAGCATAGTTATGAAAGAAAGAATGCCAGATATTATGTCTGCTGCTATGGGAAATGATATGATTATTGCAAGATTTAAAACACTAGATGAATGTTTTGAACTTGGTAATATGTATTTGAAAAAATATTAA
- the nagB gene encoding glucosamine-6-phosphate deaminase: MRLVITDKNFCDWAAVHVARRILEAKPTKEKPFVLGLPTGGTPVNMYKRLVQFYKDGILSFENVVTFNMDEYVGLEPSNEQSYYNYMHTNLFDHVDIKPENINMLNGMATDYKAECQRYEDKIKSYGGINLFVGGIGPDGHIAFNEPGSSLSSRTRDKELTHDTIIANSRFFGGDITKVPKLALTVGVGTVMDADEVLILVNGAGKARALQHAVEEGVNHMWTISALQMHRNGIIVSDEDATLELKVGTYRYFKDIEQNNLDTDKMIADLYAEYKK, encoded by the coding sequence ATGAGATTAGTAATAACAGATAAAAATTTTTGTGACTGGGCTGCTGTACATGTAGCAAGAAGAATATTGGAAGCTAAACCTACAAAAGAAAAACCTTTTGTTTTAGGACTTCCTACTGGAGGAACTCCTGTTAATATGTACAAAAGATTAGTTCAATTCTATAAAGATGGCATCTTATCTTTTGAAAATGTTGTAACTTTCAACATGGACGAATATGTAGGACTTGAGCCAAGCAATGAGCAAAGTTATTACAATTATATGCATACAAACCTTTTTGATCATGTGGATATTAAACCTGAAAATATCAATATGCTTAACGGAATGGCAACAGATTATAAAGCTGAATGTCAAAGATATGAAGATAAAATAAAATCTTATGGAGGAATAAACTTATTTGTTGGAGGAATTGGACCAGATGGACACATTGCCTTCAATGAACCAGGTTCATCTTTAAGTTCAAGAACAAGAGATAAAGAACTTACTCACGATACTATTATAGCAAACTCAAGATTTTTTGGAGGAGATATAACTAAAGTTCCAAAGCTTGCTCTTACTGTTGGAGTAGGAACTGTAATGGATGCAGATGAAGTTTTAATTCTTGTAAATGGAGCAGGAAAAGCAAGAGCTCTTCAACATGCAGTAGAAGAGGGAGTAAATCACATGTGGACAATATCAGCTCTTCAAATGCATAGAAATGGAATTATTGTTTCTGATGAAGATGCAACTTTAGAATTAAAAGTTGGTACTTACAGATACTTTAAAGACATTGAACAAAATAATCTTGATACAGATAAAATGATAGCAGATTTATATGCTGAATATAAAAAATAA
- a CDS encoding MurR/RpiR family transcriptional regulator produces MSVISKIKEMHNEMTAKEKKISKYILQHLDKIVYMNTYQIADKCKVSQASVVRFAKKLGYSGFPEFKISFGRDMGRRDVEDKVNFIYEDIHETDGLEDLVKKIAYANSNIIQDTYSILDVNSIRQAIDVLKNARKIFILGAGYSGIVAKDFHYKLGELGMNSTCESDYHILLASISTLNENDAVFVISQGGKTLDIYNLVKEAKKRKVKIISVTQMSSNPIRDLADIKISTIVEKNNFRSTALSSRIAQLTIIDIIYVALITENKQLAEKYIGDAIKLVSDFKM; encoded by the coding sequence ATGAGTGTAATATCAAAAATTAAAGAAATGCACAATGAAATGACAGCTAAAGAAAAGAAAATAAGTAAATATATTCTTCAGCATCTTGATAAAATAGTATATATGAATACTTATCAGATTGCTGATAAATGTAAAGTCAGCCAAGCATCTGTTGTAAGGTTTGCAAAAAAATTAGGATATTCTGGTTTTCCTGAATTTAAAATCTCTTTTGGAAGAGACATGGGAAGAAGAGATGTAGAAGACAAAGTAAATTTCATTTATGAAGATATCCATGAAACAGATGGATTGGAAGATCTTGTAAAAAAAATTGCTTATGCAAATAGCAATATAATTCAAGATACATATTCTATTCTTGATGTGAATAGTATCAGACAGGCAATTGATGTATTAAAAAATGCAAGAAAAATTTTTATACTTGGAGCAGGTTATTCAGGAATAGTTGCTAAAGACTTTCATTATAAACTTGGGGAATTAGGTATGAATTCCACATGTGAGTCTGATTATCATATTCTTCTTGCTAGTATTTCCACTCTTAATGAAAACGATGCTGTATTTGTAATTTCACAAGGAGGAAAAACTCTTGATATTTATAATCTTGTAAAAGAAGCTAAAAAAAGAAAAGTAAAAATAATTTCTGTTACACAGATGTCATCAAATCCTATAAGAGATCTCGCTGATATTAAAATAAGTACAATAGTTGAAAAAAATAATTTTCGTTCAACTGCCCTTTCTTCAAGAATTGCACAACTAACAATTATAGATATAATCTATGTTGCTCTTATAACTGAAAACAAGCAGCTTGCTGAAAAATATATAGGAGATGCTATAAAACTTGTAAGTGACTTTAAAATGTAG
- a CDS encoding alpha/beta hydrolase: MIIKEEIFIEPFNLSRMLHIYIPDEIKKGERFPVLYMFDGHNLFFDEDATYGKSWGIKNFLDKAEGKIIIVGLECNHEGNMRLCEFSPYSFTDKRFGFIEGLGKITVDWIVDILKPYIDEKYPTLSERKYTGIGGSSMGGLMSVYAVGVRSDIFSKAACVSPFYDHVFGRLANEISKSQFNPDTKIYISWGRKEFRGSKELAIGTEKNLAMARIFSSKGAQVFPHLIIEGEHTEASWEKELPMIFYELDLIK, encoded by the coding sequence ATGATAATAAAAGAAGAAATTTTTATAGAACCTTTTAATCTTTCAAGAATGCTTCATATCTATATTCCTGATGAAATTAAAAAAGGAGAAAGATTTCCTGTTTTATATATGTTTGATGGACATAATCTCTTTTTTGATGAAGATGCTACTTATGGAAAATCATGGGGAATAAAAAATTTTCTTGATAAAGCAGAGGGAAAGATAATCATTGTAGGTCTTGAATGCAATCATGAAGGAAATATGAGGCTTTGTGAATTTTCTCCTTACTCATTTACTGATAAAAGATTTGGATTTATAGAAGGACTTGGTAAAATTACTGTTGATTGGATTGTAGATATATTAAAACCCTATATAGATGAAAAATATCCAACTCTTTCTGAAAGAAAATATACAGGAATAGGTGGTAGTTCTATGGGAGGACTTATGTCTGTTTATGCAGTTGGAGTAAGATCTGATATATTTTCAAAAGCAGCCTGTGTATCTCCTTTTTATGACCATGTTTTTGGAAGACTTGCAAATGAAATATCAAAATCACAATTTAATCCTGATACTAAAATATATATAAGTTGGGGAAGAAAGGAGTTCAGAGGTTCAAAAGAACTTGCTATAGGAACAGAGAAAAATCTTGCTATGGCAAGAATTTTTTCTTCAAAAGGTGCCCAAGTTTTCCCACATCTTATAATTGAAGGAGAACATACTGAAGCTTCATGGGAAAAAGAGCTTCCAATGATTTTTTATGAACTTGATTTAATAAAATAA
- a CDS encoding DUF6348 family protein: MDIDFKKAELGDLNYYLLKNMRDVFLEEESEIRDNTLFIPEYSLSIRPDVIKSDESMAVINYHLYSEKWDREIFECSASMGTDRKHALSMAEGSFCFGIMSGIKFMMNGESFKEIETEYNGIHKWKMYSSNIVGMGDIPETKNPNEFWKILENEIPKYLGNQKISYIKVFAAKNNNQITGECRINDEPIKELGELIADYASQWNTENFGSKKQFFFAVQENSTYIPYPYNEEEIEKFVLEAAYMFDKCETEKDLDDMIVQLGEKTKDYDLAEELINFIPEICAERGFPDITYPEKINICIGEDKILEVNKSQIFSYSMIKKAVNHMIDHGHILKDLYFKYIGISSTYNVICRAKEKDGIDITKEKGAVISTAYGFSSEYKLR; the protein is encoded by the coding sequence ATGGATATAGATTTTAAAAAAGCTGAATTAGGAGATTTAAATTATTATCTTTTAAAAAATATGAGAGATGTATTTTTAGAAGAAGAAAGTGAAATAAGAGATAATACTCTTTTTATTCCTGAGTATTCTCTTTCTATTCGTCCTGATGTTATAAAATCAGATGAAAGTATGGCAGTTATAAATTATCATCTTTATTCTGAAAAATGGGATAGAGAGATTTTTGAGTGTTCTGCAAGTATGGGGACTGACAGAAAACATGCTCTTTCAATGGCAGAGGGAAGTTTTTGCTTTGGAATAATGTCAGGAATTAAGTTTATGATGAATGGAGAATCTTTTAAAGAGATAGAAACAGAATACAATGGAATTCACAAATGGAAAATGTACAGCAGTAATATTGTTGGAATGGGTGATATACCTGAAACAAAGAATCCAAATGAATTTTGGAAAATTTTAGAAAATGAGATTCCTAAGTATTTAGGAAATCAAAAAATATCATATATTAAAGTCTTTGCTGCTAAAAATAATAATCAAATTACAGGTGAATGCCGAATAAATGATGAGCCTATAAAAGAATTGGGAGAACTTATTGCTGACTATGCCTCTCAGTGGAATACTGAAAATTTTGGTTCAAAGAAACAATTCTTTTTTGCTGTTCAAGAAAATTCAACTTATATTCCATATCCTTATAATGAAGAAGAGATAGAAAAATTTGTTCTTGAGGCAGCTTATATGTTTGACAAATGTGAAACAGAAAAAGATTTAGATGATATGATTGTACAACTTGGAGAAAAGACAAAAGATTATGATTTAGCAGAAGAACTTATAAATTTTATTCCTGAAATATGTGCAGAGAGAGGTTTTCCAGATATTACATATCCAGAAAAAATAAATATATGTATTGGGGAAGATAAAATTCTTGAAGTAAATAAAAGTCAGATTTTTTCATATAGCATGATTAAAAAAGCCGTTAATCATATGATTGATCATGGACATATTTTAAAAGACTTGTATTTTAAATATATAGGAATAAGTTCTACATATAATGTAATATGCAGAGCAAAAGAAAAAGATGGAATTGATATTACTAAGGAAAAAGGTGCAGTAATTTCAACTGCCTATGGTTTTTCATCAGAATATAAATTGAGATAG
- a CDS encoding epoxyqueuosine reductase QueH, which translates to MKINYDLEMQKILENIKKEGGSKPKLLLHSCCAPCCSTVIELLKEYFEITIFYYNPNITENDEYHKRYEEMIEYIKKRHYDIPVKEGRYNPKEDFFEKIKGLEDRKEGGERCYKCYNLRMQETAQKAAEEGYDYFTTALSISPMKNSAWINEIGEKLEKEYKIKYLYGDFKKKGRYVESIKISKEYNLYRQDYCGCIFSKLERKANSPL; encoded by the coding sequence ATGAAAATTAATTATGACTTAGAAATGCAAAAAATTTTAGAAAACATAAAAAAAGAAGGAGGAAGTAAACCTAAACTTCTTCTTCACTCATGTTGTGCTCCATGTTGTTCAACAGTAATTGAACTTTTAAAAGAGTACTTTGAAATAACTATTTTTTACTATAATCCAAATATCACAGAAAATGATGAATATCATAAAAGATATGAAGAAATGATTGAATATATAAAAAAGAGACATTATGATATTCCTGTAAAAGAGGGGAGATATAATCCAAAAGAAGATTTTTTTGAAAAGATTAAAGGATTAGAAGATAGAAAAGAGGGAGGAGAAAGATGTTATAAATGTTATAACCTTCGTATGCAAGAAACAGCACAAAAAGCAGCAGAAGAGGGATATGATTATTTTACTACTGCTCTTTCAATAAGCCCTATGAAAAATTCTGCATGGATAAATGAAATAGGAGAAAAACTTGAAAAAGAATATAAAATTAAATATCTTTATGGAGACTTTAAGAAAAAAGGAAGATATGTAGAAAGTATAAAAATTTCAAAAGAATATAATCTTTATAGACAAGATTATTGTGGATGTATATTTTCAAAGCTGGAGAGAAAAGCTAATTCTCCTTTATAA
- a CDS encoding DMT family transporter, with the protein MKNSFFKKYECKLYAFGTVFLWASAFVFTKVGLQYFTASALGLFRYISASLALLVIGYIKKIGFPETRDIPKFLFSGAVGFTLYMITFNKGSQSLTSATGSVIIAIAPILTAAFSSFIFKEKINFKGWLSIMVSFVGILVLALWNGVFSIDIGIIFMLSAAILLAVYNITQREYVKKYTAFQSTSYSIFAGTVLLMIFLPESIPQLIGAEPKAWLILIYLGVFPSAIAYIWWSKALSVAEVTSEVTNFMFVTPLISAVMGSLIINEMPSLETYIGGGIILSGLILFNKYR; encoded by the coding sequence ATGAAAAATAGTTTTTTTAAAAAATATGAATGTAAACTTTATGCTTTTGGAACGGTATTTCTTTGGGCATCAGCTTTTGTTTTTACAAAAGTAGGGCTTCAATATTTCACAGCCTCGGCATTGGGACTTTTTAGATATATTTCAGCTTCTTTGGCTCTTCTTGTTATTGGGTATATTAAAAAAATAGGATTTCCTGAAACGAGAGATATTCCGAAATTTCTTTTTTCAGGTGCTGTAGGTTTTACTCTTTATATGATTACTTTTAATAAAGGTTCTCAGTCACTTACATCTGCCACAGGAAGTGTTATAATAGCAATAGCTCCAATTCTTACGGCTGCTTTTTCATCTTTTATATTTAAAGAAAAAATAAATTTTAAAGGCTGGTTGTCAATTATGGTTTCTTTTGTAGGAATACTCGTCCTTGCCTTATGGAATGGAGTTTTTTCTATAGATATTGGAATTATTTTTATGCTCAGTGCAGCAATCCTTCTTGCAGTATATAATATAACTCAAAGAGAATATGTAAAAAAATACACAGCTTTTCAATCTACATCTTATAGTATTTTTGCAGGTACAGTTCTTCTTATGATATTTCTTCCTGAAAGTATTCCACAGCTTATAGGTGCAGAACCTAAAGCATGGCTTATCCTTATATATCTTGGAGTTTTTCCAAGTGCCATAGCATATATCTGGTGGAGCAAGGCTCTTTCAGTTGCTGAAGTTACTAGTGAAGTAACAAATTTTATGTTTGTCACTCCTCTTATCTCTGCTGTTATGGGTTCTCTTATAATAAATGAGATGCCTTCACTGGAAACATATATAGGAGGGGGAATTATTCTTTCAGGGCTTATTTTGTTTAATAAATATAGATAA
- a CDS encoding esterase family protein yields MHTAYYKEYSHSLGRDMEFMVYGHSGKPCVVFPAQDGRFFDFYNFGMIDAVAEFIEQGKLQLFCVDSIDLESWSKKDGDYHERIVQHERWFNYIVNEAIPKFRYIHNQTAHEDYHGKFMTTGCSMGAYHSANFFFRRPDIFDNLIALSGLYDARFFFPNYNDSLIYDNSPVDYLKNIPWEHYYLNMYRHSEIVICVGQGKWENECIEDTNKIKGILEKLQVPAWIDYWGHDVDHDWPWWKVQLPYFLKHML; encoded by the coding sequence ATGCATACTGCATATTATAAGGAATACAGCCACTCTCTAGGGAGAGATATGGAATTTATGGTTTACGGACATAGTGGAAAACCTTGTGTTGTTTTTCCTGCACAAGATGGACGCTTCTTTGATTTTTATAATTTTGGAATGATAGATGCTGTTGCTGAATTTATAGAGCAAGGAAAACTTCAGCTTTTCTGTGTTGATAGCATAGACCTTGAGAGTTGGTCAAAAAAAGATGGAGATTATCACGAAAGAATAGTACAACACGAAAGATGGTTTAATTATATAGTAAATGAAGCAATTCCAAAATTTAGATATATTCATAATCAAACTGCTCACGAAGATTATCACGGAAAATTTATGACAACAGGATGCAGTATGGGAGCTTATCATTCTGCTAATTTCTTTTTCCGCCGTCCTGATATTTTTGATAATCTTATAGCTCTTAGTGGACTATATGACGCAAGATTCTTTTTTCCAAATTATAATGACAGCCTGATATACGATAACTCACCTGTTGATTATTTAAAAAATATTCCTTGGGAACATTATTATCTTAATATGTATAGACACTCTGAAATAGTAATTTGTGTAGGGCAAGGAAAATGGGAAAATGAATGTATTGAAGATACAAATAAGATAAAAGGAATATTAGAAAAACTTCAAGTTCCTGCATGGATTGACTATTGGGGGCATGATGTTGATCATGACTGGCCTTGGTGGAAAGTTCAGCTTCCATATTTCCTTAAACATATGTTATAA